The Camelina sativa cultivar DH55 chromosome 18, Cs, whole genome shotgun sequence DNA window GACGACGATCTTGTCGATCAGGTACTCATGCGCACTCACGACAGGTCCGAGTCACTTATAACGTCTCCGCCTGATACCACTTTGGAGaacgaaggaggaggaggatccaCGACGGTTTTCGATCAGAGCTCATCGGCTATGCAGAAACGGTTTCAGCGTCTCAGCCGGAATGTGTCTGGGGCGATTGCGTCGCTTAAAAACTCGCTCAGTCTCGATAACCCCCGGGATAACCAGAGCGTCGGTGGAGCTCCGTCGCCTAAGGCCGAAGCTGGTGTCGGCGGCGGGAGGAAGCTCGTGTGGGCTACTGTAGTGAGGAACCTTGCTAAGATGTATCCTGGCAGTCAGTTACCGGAGAAGCTCGTATCAAATCTCAAGAAGCATTATGATTCCTTGCCCTTCAGGTAAACCTGAATTTCTAATTAAGGacagttaaaaacttaaaatagatATTGTGTGAGCTTGAATCGAATCTGGATATAATATTTGGTAGAACTATGGAGGAGCAATCTAGGTAACTtggtgtgtttgttgttgttgttgtttcaacaGTTACAGTCAGGCTGATTTCGATATGAAAGAAGTATTCTTACACGTTAAGTTGATAGAGCAAGCTTCCGGAGATGACAATCCTGTGTTTATGATTCAAGAAGTATCTGCTGAGGAGCCTCGTGGTTCAGTCCTCAGACTCACGTTCGCCTGCAACTCTTCTCTTTCATGGTCTACTATGTCAGCCGCTCTTGATGGTGCTTCCATTTGTTGCAAGAAGATACTAACCTTTGAGAAGAAGGGGTTGACTCTCGGTGTTGTTCTACTTCTGGATCAATCTGGGCGAGATAATTTGTTTAAAACCCGGGTTGAAAACGCCCTCAAGGTTGCAACCAGGAAGCCAAAACCGACTTCGGTTAAGCTTCCTTTTGGGCTTTGTGGCTGTCAAGAAGAGACTGGAGGTGTAGGGGAACTTGGGGGTGTTGAAGAAGAGTCCATTCAGCATAGTAATAGGCTAGGGGTAGAAAACTCTAATAGTATCATCCAGCTTCACACTCCACTTCCTAGTTCTTCATTTGCAGTATCAGTAGATGAATGGCAGACCATCCAATCAGGTGGCAATGAGATTGGAAAGTGGCTCTTGAATTCTGATAGTTTTGAGTTCGGTGATCAGGTTGGACCAAATTCTTTCAAAGGAATTTTCCGCGGAAAAAGAGTGGGAATTGAGAAACTAAAAGGTTGTGATAAGGGGAATTCATATGAGTTCGAGCTCCGGAAAGATTTCTTGGAGCTGATGGTTTGTGGACACAAGAGCATTCTGCAATTTTATGGCGTTTGCATCGATGAGAACCATGGATTATGCATTGTGACAAAACTTATGGAAGGTGGGTCACTCCATGAACTGATGTTGAAGAATAAGAAGCTTCAAACCAAGCAGATATTGCGAATTGCTATAGACATAGCCGAAGGGCTGAAGTTCATGAATGATCATGGTGTTGCTTATCGGGACCTTAACACGCAAAGAATACTACTAGATAAACATGGCAACGCCTGTTTAGGAGATATTGGAATAGTCACTGCTTGTAAGAGCTTTGGTGAGGCTGTGGAGTACGAGACTGATGGCTATCGATGGCTTGCACCTGAGGTATGTCATATGCATTCTTCCATTTCGTGATATTTTTTTACCTCTAAGCCAAATGATACATAAAACTAGACACCTGAAAGTGAAAGTTGAAGCTTTCTCATAAATTTCTCTACCCCATTATCATAATTCTCATAGAAACAAATCGCGGGACCTGTATTCTTCATCTCTACTGTCCCCATATGACCCACTGCATTTTTGTTCTTATTGAACGAAACAAGTTCCTTTGCTTTTGGCCATATCTGCTTTAGCTTTTGTGTTTGTCTGGGCAGTTATTGGATGTCACTTTTGGATTCATATATCGTAGAAAAGTAGATTAAATTAGGTTCTATCTAATCTCTTACACCTCGTACATTACGAGTTTTAGCTTTGTCAAGCCATTTGCAATGCAAATGGTCCATTCATTCCTACTAGAGCACACTGGTTCTTGGTTTTACGTAGCCAgcatttgtttatttcttgGATCTTAACACgaagttactaaatttttttgatgaaacCTGAATTCTTTATGACCTGGTTGAAAGCAGATCATAGCTGGTGACCCGGAAAATACGACAGAGACTTGGATGAGCAATGCATATAGTTTTGGAATGGTACTGTGGGAGATGGTGACGGGAGAGGCGGCTTATGCAACTTGCTCGCCTGTGCAGGCGGCAGTTGGGATTGCAGCCTGTGGCCTAAGACCGGATATCCCAAAGGAATGCCCTCAAGCCTTAAAAACTCTGATGATCAATTGCTGGAACAACTCCCCCTCCAAACGCCCAAACTTCTCTCATATCCATAACACGTTGCTCCGCGCCATTTCACGCtaagtttggtttttatttggtATGATTGTATTGTAAATTCAGGTTGTAACACTAAAAATcgtaattattatatatagtatgtgATGAACATAATGGTGATATGAATTGTGTTGGAAACATAAAGGGGTAGGGTACGTGTAGGTTTTGGTTTGAGATACTTTTGGTGTGGCCCTTGACTTGAGGAGGACCCATCTCTTTTGTCTGCTTAAGGCCAAAACTAATGCCGTCAAATTCATTTTTCACCATTTGTAAAAGGCATTGTgcattaaaagtaaaaaaaaaaaaaaaagcttgaggATTTGTGGTTTgcttttttactttaaaagtgaAATTTCAGCTTATTAATCTTGATTAGATTTTTCCATCTCTATACTtctaacacacaaaaaaaaaaaaaaaaaaaaaaaaaaaaaaaaaaaaaNAAAAATCATGACCAGGGACATTTAGGATGTGTATATATCAATGTTTGATCAGGTCTCTTTCATTACAATTtgacgacaacaacaacttgtAATGAAAGAGAACAACTTGTAATGAAAGAGACCTAATCAAGCACTGATATATACAAATCCTAAATAGTAGATGCTATCAATATTAGTAGCTGATAAACACCTGCCGCCAAGCccaaatattaaagaaaaattggAGAGGGTAACAAATTGCAACAAAACCAATATACGGATTTGGGCAGTCTGATATGCCAGTTACAAAGCGAATCCATAGGCCCATCAATACAGTACAATACAAGTATACAACGAATAATACACATTCACGACCCACGACGACACACGTATATGTggggaaagaaagaagaagaacaaatataaaatCTCGAGTCCTCCTCGTGCTCGTGCATATCAATCATATTGGGTATCGGGGAAGAAGGAGACATATCCTCATCATCTTTTAGCTTTCATCAAAGTGGTGGTGACACGTGATGCTTTTCAGAACCCACCACTCTCCACTACACGTGCCCTTTTTACTTAGTTGTACCCTCAATCCATAATTATTGATCCTTACCAATATTAACTTTTCAATTTATGAGCTAATTGTTTTCCCAAATAGAAAATTCTCAcgaattttgtttaaaaaaactctttttgttGTATGTGTGCATAGAATGTAACCTGTAGAACATTATAGACCGATCGAGACccaaaaagaacaacaacaacatttagCTAGAGAATTTAGTTGCATTCATAAGTTGTCAAATAGATTAATAAGTATAAGCAAATAGTAGTATTATTGTATGTACTTTACTAGTTTTGGTTGTACACATTTTCAAATGTTACAGTAATCATTTTGTTCGATGGTCCCGCCTCACGTGATTATTCCTCTTTAGTCTTTTACTCccacttctctctttcttcgatTTCTTGTTGTCTTTAgccatttatttttaaaaatccattacATATCATTTTTCGAATACAGTAATGTGTACATTTatgttaaattataaaactaGTTATGCGTCAGTTATAATTATTTAGAGattcaaataattaatagaTGAATTCATTTCATATACTTTCCGTAACAACAAGTTTATCATATAACAACTAtttgtattttgatatttatatctGTTTATAATGCATATACACTTATTATTGCAGTATCATAAATTACCATTCATCATCTGTCACTGATCGTGTTCTGTTATAGCCTCAgttacttcttcttctgctacCATATTTACTCAAACTGTAAGcttaatttattatacatttatAATACTTTGGCTACTAGATGTGCACTCATCGTGTTCATTTATTTACCGCAACATGTATTActccattttttcaatttttcatttacACCATTGGCATTcgatagaagaaaaaaaaaacaaaaacaaaaaaagtcaagatATGAATTTAATACTTTTATGAAAAAAAGATATGGAATGTGTATAGTATGAGTTGAATACAGCTGTAGAATACATTAGAAACATAAAATTCATTAACCATTTGGCAACATAATATCCagttttctttttgacttttgtatacatattttcatccataaaaaagaaaacaaaatttattttagtactAAAACTTTGAGTGTAAATTAATCTCATTTATTTAAGTATTAAGCACCtttcaaatgtttttgtttttccttcgaGGAGAAAACCAAATCGAAGATTGAacgacacttttttttttcattacttgtctagtttttttggtttgtttgtcaCAAGCCATTTAGTATGTTTATTTTAGTGTATAACTACATCTGcagtatatataaatacgtCCGTTAATACAACATTGCTGGAATCTCAAAATCCCCAAGTACTCTCTCATACACAATCCGATAATAGCTTCTGAGTTCTTACCTATACATATAAATACTCTATTACAATTTACGAGTATTTTTCCTAAATTGTAGAATCAGTTTAAATTTCTTGCGGTTTTATATTGTACTATATATAGTTTGTACTTTGTATTGTATCTCTATTCATCATATATTAATGAAActataagtaaataaaaattcctTACCGTGCGAAAAGACACTATTGcataaaaaatgtaagatttaCAACTTCAGAAAAAATGCAAAGTAGCATTTATAATgctttataattatgtttttgttttttaaatgatttcgCAATTCTAAAGGTCTTTTACTCTCTTTAATAATccagaagatttttttttaaagttttctttggttttgctAATAAATGCAGAAATACTTATATTAATTCCtgatttttcattaatttatacAGTGTTCATTTAACCTTACAAATCTTGGAAATAGGAGAAAAAGCATTAAACAGATCAATAGTAACTATAATTagcatctttatttttttgcaccTAATTATAATTACTAACGTTAATATCACCCTGTTTTATCACAaccaatctttgtttttttaactcaCAAGCAAATTAATTGTTAGagaacccaaaaacaaaacacaacaaaagctccaaccacttttttttttttttttttttttttttttNNNNNNNNNNNNNNNNNNNNNNNNNNNNNNNNNNNNNNNNNNNNNNNNNNNNNNNNNNNNNNNNNNNNNNNNNNNNNNNNNNNNNNNNNNNNNNNNNNNNNNNNNNNNNNNNNNNNNNNNNNNNNNNNNNNNNNNNNNNNNNNNNNNNNNNNNNNNNNNNNNNNNNNNNNNNNNNNNNNNNNNNNNNNNNNNNNNNNNNNNNNNNNNNNNNNNNNNNNNNNNNNNNNNNNNNNNNNNNNNNNNNNNNNNNNNNNNNNNNNNNNNNNNNNNNNNNNNNNNNNNNNNNNNNNNNNNNNNNNNNNNNNNNNNNNNNNNNNNNNNNNNNNNNNNNNNNNNNNNNNNNNNNNNNNNNNNNNNNNNNNNNNNNNNNNNNNNNNNNNNNNNNNNNNNNNNNNNNNNNNNNNNNNNNNNNNNNNNNNNNNNNNNNNNNNNNNNNNNNNNNNNNNNNNNNNNNNNNNNNNNNNNNNNNNNNNNNNNNNNNNNNNNNNNNNNNNTATTCGTCTctgcaaatcccaaacaaaccctaatttaaaaaaaatcttaaacttATCCGCCGTTTCTACCACCGTCAATGTGGCGGCCGTGGCGTAAATCGTCGGTTAAGATTCACGACACGTACTCTCCCACCACCGCTTCCTTCAAAGACATCCACCATCTCTGCTCCGACgattcaccttcttctttcccttccTCTCCTTGTCCTTCTCCCAGAAACGCTTCTAGAGTCTTCCACCGAGTCTGCGCAGCTAATTTGATCCTCAAATCCTGGCCAACTCGTCAATCTAATCCCCTCCTCCGCGCTGATTCCGAACCTATACGCCGGAATCCAAATCCGGAATCAGCAAAACCAAAACCCGAGCCAGATGTACGGATTTCAATCCCAGGAGCGGAGAGCAGCATCGTCGTCTACTTCACAAGCCTCCGCGTGGTTCGTCCAACGTTCGAAGCCTGCAAATCCGTTACATCGATCTTCCATAGCTTCCCCGTACGAATCGACGAACGAGATCTCTCAATGGACGCGTCTTTCTCAACAGAGCTACAACGGATCTTCGCCAAAGAAGAGAACCAGAAAACGCCGAAGCTTCCGCGAGTGTTCATCGGCGGACGGTACATCGGAGGAGAGGAAGAGGTGATAAAGCTGCACGAGATCGGGGAGCTGAAGAAGCTGGTACAAGAGTTGCCGAAGATAGAACGAGGGGTATGCGAGATGTGCGGTGGTCATAGATTCGTACCGTGTAAGGATTGTCACGGTAGCCATAAGGTTCATAATGAGAAATTAGGAGGGTTCAGAACTTGCTTAGCCTGTAACGAGAATGGTCTCGTCAGGTGTTCATCTTGTTCCTTTTCCACCACCGCATCTCCTCCACCCCTAATtccttagtttttcttttttttttttttcttttctttaaaattaatttactaGTACACGAAAAATtggaataattaaaaatattttgttttttttaatctaatttttcaGAAGTTTCCAATTTGTATAATTCGAAATGGAAAGAGGTGGTAGTagcttcagattttttttttttttttttttttaaagataattttgAGAATTATTAGATCATGTGTGATGTGAACGTGATTAGCAGCTAAAGTCCTGTATGATTTGCTGTAAAAACAAGTGTGAATTTCgaattttaaattatagatCTAAATGTGGTaaggaagaaaattaaaaaaaaaatataggcaAATGTGAATTGCAAAAATAGTAGTAAAAGAAAAGTAGCAATGATGTAAATAATTGATGGTGGATAACACATTTCTGGCTTAAGAAAGAATGTATATTTATGTGCATGGTAAATATTTATTGTTCATAtcattgagaatttgagattgAGTTAAcgtacaaaataaaattttggttatttttgtatatgttttagaTCACCGAAAAACAGGTGAAATATGTAATCATTTGCAAAGATTATTGGTTTTTAATGGTGATTTGAGTTGTAAATTTGTACTATGGGCAGATCCTCgcaaatttggttttgttgttctaCATATGCGATTTAAACATGATTTTTCAGTTAATAAAGGTATTGTCAACAAcgataagaacaaaaaaaaaaaaaaaaaaaaaaaaNCATTGACAATTTGGCATAACAAACACGGGAAATGTAACAACTCAAAAATGACTACTATCActtatttgctttttaaaagacgtaactaatttatatataggcTATAGCATACCCGGTTTCTAATTTATTAATAGTGATAAGATTTATCATTTATCCAATAAAGAGCACCATATTAAACCCAAAACCTAAGGtattttaaaatacctttttttcaCTCAATTAATCTATAGAGGTTTTGGTATATTGTAAGTATCTGATCTGATATACAGCTACTCGAAGACTGGTGGTATCGAGAGCAACCACTGACCCATGGATGCTTCGACCATCTGAGCCAATCGAGTAGTCGTGTGCTGCCTTTGCAAACAgcctataatatatatattatgtcgAACAAAGACtatttcaaattaaacaaaatgacTGAAGACTACGTTTTGAAAGCCGTTGACATGTCATGTCATGTCATATTAGATCATCATACAAAATCAAGAACATATTTAATAGTGAAAGTCAGGTAAAAGATTTACTTGACAATTGCGTAAAGTTTAAATTATCAAACTTTTGTTAAGTAAACTAGTCAGTAGTCAAGTTGTATGTATGTAATTAACTTTTcaaattgtgtttctttttttgtttttaaaagagaaatcaCAAGAAAGtaataagaaaaatagaaaattaaaaatagaagttGAAAGAGTAGTAGCAACCGATTGATTAGTCTTCTTTGTCCTCAACGACGACTTCAACTGTTTCTCCTCCAacattctctcttccttctttcaGATAAATATTAAAACCACAGAATCAAAGAAATATATCTCCTACCTAATGAGTTCCAATAGACGTTGGAGATTCAATCTCccaatcatcatcttcctcaccTATCTTCCTCTGAAACTCAACTCCCAAGGTacatatgtttcttttgatcctcatctctctgtttctctcttgtGTTTCTTTGGATCATAACAATTCCTCTTTTGAAGAGATTGCAGAAGTCTTTGATTCTTCTCAAGAGAATTCATTAATCCAGTCCAGAGTTAATGGGAACCGTCGCATCCTGATTGATGCACCTTTTCCTGGCAAAGGCCCTGCCCTTGATGCCTCCCCGCCATCCCCTGAATCCGCAACCTTCAGAGATCCCGTGctgcctccaccaccaccaccaccagaagGCGACGAAACCCCGAGCCCTCCTCAAAGTGGTGTGCCAGCACAAACACCAGAGACGACCCCACCTGCTATTACTCCCCTGCCTGTGCCTTCGGCTCCATCTCCGTCTCAGtctcagtctcctcctccaagaactaaaaaaaagtcTACCAAGGTTTTTATGATCGTCGGCATAGTCGTTGGCGTATTCACTGTGTCGGGGGCATTAGTCATCTTCTTTCTTATCTTCAGTCGAAAGATTCCAATCAAGCCTTGGACCAACAGTGGCCAGCTTCAAGGTGCTCTTATCACAGGCAAACACACTCTTCACAatcttcactctctctttcttctctcttcatatTGAGTTCCTCCTAATTTGTAGTTTCGTATTGCATCAGATGTTCCGAGGATGCAGCTGTCTGAGCTACAAGCAGCCTGCGAAGATTTCAGTAACGTCATCGGCTCTTTCTCAGACGGTACCATTTATAAAGGAACTTTATCCACTGGTGCTGAAATCGCCGTTGTGTCTGCCGGGGCTGGTTCTCGTGCAGCCTGGTCCACCGCCATGGAAACACAGTTGCTACAAAAGGTACCAGAACATCGTTTGCAACTTTGTTTTGAACAGGGACTGGCATAGCCATTGAAGACTAATTCCACTCTGTTTCTGCAGATGCATAAGTTATCCAAAGTGGATCACAAGAATTTTCTGAATGTGATCGGTTATTGCCATGAGGAAGAGCCCTTCAGCCGAATGCTTGTTTTCGAATACGCTCCCAATGGATGCCTCTCCGAGCATCTGCACTGTGAGGATTTCTTGTTCCCCATAAATCTTATTTAACTTGATACAATCTTTAAACTGTTTGAACTGATCATTCATGGCAGCTCAACACGCGGAGCACTTGGACTGGCCTTCCAGACTCAGAATCCTCATGGGAATAGCTTACTGTCTAGAGCACATGCACAATCTCAACCCACCCATCTTGCACACCAGTTTGGACTCCTCTTCTGTCTACTTAACTGAAGACAACGCCGCCAAAGTCTCCGACTTTTCTGTAATCAATTCCATTTTTCCCTCTCAGGAGAGTTCCTCGAGCAAGAATCTTCTAGAATGCTCATTACTTGATCCCCAGACAAATGTCTTTAATTTTGGTGCTGTTGTGTTCGAAATCATCAGTGCACAGTTACCAGACCCGGATTCTTTGTTTCTCGAACCAAAACCTGCAAGAGATATTGTGGATCCGACCCTGGAAACGTTTCAGGAGGATACTGTTGAGAGACTGTTGGAGGTGGTTAGGCAGTGTATGAATCCATACTCAGCTCAGCGACCAACAATGAGAGAGGTTGTGGTGAAGTTGAGAGAGATAACTGGAATAGAAGCTGACGCAGCAATGCCAAGGCTATCTCCACGGTGGTGGACGGAGCTGGAGATCATATCCACAGAAGGAAACTAAAGAGAATGGAGCCGTCCTTTTAGGTGTCCCCTGTATATACACAAAAATGACACGTTGAAGTGATGATCATCTTTATCTTCCTCTGCATTAAAAGACTAAATACTGTATATAATAAACAGTTGGCTTTGCATAGAAACCATTGGTAAGATTAATAATAAATGATAGTTTCTTTAAAGCATCTGTGTATAAAAGTTAAGAGATCCCGATGAATTATACAAATGGGAGAATGTGGTTGATACCTTCAAATTAATCAAAGCCAAAAATGGTGTTGTCAATGGAAGAAGCTTGATCCTTGGATCTGCTGTAGAGATGGAGAGTCTCAGTGTGGTTAGGGTCTAAACAGAGAGCAGCTTCACAGTCTTGAGCGGCCAATGATAGATTTCCTGTGGCCTCGTGGAATGCTGCTCTGAGATGAAGCGTTTGCAGTTCCGGTCTGAAAGCTATCGCCTTTGACAGCTCTTCCACTGCCTCTGTCTCTCTCTGATCATCCATCAGCACTGCCACACAGACAATCACTTCTTTAACTACTAAatttataagatgttaataagGAACAGGGAGAGTTACTTACCGGCAGCTCGGTATCTGTAGGGATAAGTTCGCAGAGGGTCGAGTGTTGTGGCCATGTCAAGATCTTCTTTGGCTTTTTCACGTTCACTGTACTCAGACCGTTTCTCGTAGGCTGCTGCTTTGCTACATGCCTTCTCGATCAGCTTTGTCATCTCCTCGAGCGCTTCTTTACGTTGGTTCTTCAAGAAATAAACTCGCGCTAGCCCTTGATGTGCACGAGTATGTTTGATCTCTAGAGCGTTCTTATACGCGGTTTCAGCTTGATCTAGCATTCCCGAATTGATGTAAATGCTCCCAAGATTGTTCAGAGCctgcagaaacaaaacaaaacaaaaaagatagattaacaagaaaacaatatgaataagagaaagagaaaagcgAGATATCAAAATGCCAAACCTGTCCTTTGCGTAGCCCATCCGAAGGACACTTGAGGGCTTCCTCTAGAACCTGAACATCACAAGAGATCTCGTCCGCATTGAGATTTTTGTCAGCTAGAACATAGGCTTTGAGGAAAAATGCTTCAAAGGATCGCTGAATAGAGATTGCCTTCTCGGCTTTCGTAAGAGTTTTGTCCACATAACCCATGTCGTATAAAAGCCACCCTTCGTAGACCAACCTCTCAGCCTCAGAAGTAGCCAAGTTACATGCCATTCGCAAACACCTCATTGCAGCTCCTTGACAGTTCAATctgtcacacacacacatcacaaAACAATGTAGCTTTTGTCAACTCCTGAAAAAAATCACCAAGCAGGGTTTTGCCtgagaaaccaaaaatattcatcttacctcaagagaagaagagattgtcTAAACCTCAGATAGTTTTTGCTAGGATCATTCTGAAGCATCTGATGAACAACAGCCAACGACCCAACATCATCTACAGCTGACCATCGCTCATAAAGCCTCACCCAACAATCCGCTTCGCTCTCTACTTCAATACATTGCGCGGTCAGAGCCTCCACCAAATCATCTCTCATTCTCCCACCAAATACAGCATAATTTGGCTCTAAACACAGCACTGCTCTTAGATCTCTCAAACAGCGCTCGCGGTCACCAATGGCTAGAAACAGCCAAGCCCTCAGCTCGAGACATTCTGGACTCGGCTTGAACAGAATTAATCTATCAATCTCTTCGAAGGCTTCTTTAATCTGCTTCTGTTCGAATTTCATCACAGCTCTGTACTTGTACGGGAAATTCAGAGACGGGTCAAGCTCAGTGGCGGTTGCTAGATCTTTAAGTTTCTCAACCCCAACATTGTATAGAGACCTCTCTTGATACATCCAGCCATGTGGCTTGTGACTAGAGATGAGAAAGTTCATGAGCTTGTACGCTGAATACCTCTTCCCTTGTTTATATTCAGTTCTTGATACCCCAGCCAATGAGTAGACATGCCCTAAGCTTGAAGCTAATCTGAAATGAAACTGAGCTGCTTTGTAATCCTTTCTCTGAAACAGAACACATCCCATTTGATGCAAAGACAAAGCCTTTTGCCAGTTTGTGCGAGCAAACTCTCGAGTTCTCTCGAGCAATATCAGCATAGGCTCGGTCGTGAGCTTCTGTTCCATGCCTACTTGGCTGAGAAAGTAGTACAACAGGAACAAACACTCTGAACCCAAAAAAGCTAATTGTTCTTTTGCTTCGGAACTGCAGAAGAATCTCATCACTTGTGGATTTTGGAGAGACTGGGGAAGCTCTCTCAGAAACACCTGCAAGCAAGCAGATAAAAGAAGCTTTGTGCGTTCCTCCAACGCGTATTCTACAAAGGTTAAAGCTTTAT harbors:
- the LOC104761953 gene encoding ETO1-like protein 2, with translation MRNLKLFERFKSTQIHAFNSQQDSPSTSSNNVTPRINFFGHPKSTSKSKSRSLLPHGFPTTELLEPPLESYLKPIDLVESLSNLYRRIESSSESETSMLYLEQYAVLRSLGDAKLLRRCLLNARRHAIDVPCKVVLSAWLRFDRREHELVGVDSMDCNGFAVECPKTSLIHGYDLNVVDKDCDCSTEYEDNNSFGSDDIKISSADEFSGLDEASDFSFCIGSEKAKCVRWRIAALSRPFEAMLYGSFVESRTSEIDFSENGISIEAMLALNIYSRIKRVHLFRVETIFELLQLASKFCCDDLKSACEARLASSVTNLDKALTFVEYALEERTKLLLSACLQVFLRELPQSLQNPQVMRFFCSSEAKEQLAFLGSECLFLLYYFLSQVGMEQKLTTEPMLILLERTREFARTNWQKALSLHQMGCVLFQRKDYKAAQFHFRLASSLGHVYSLAGVSRTEYKQGKRYSAYKLMNFLISSHKPHGWMYQERSLYNVGVEKLKDLATATELDPSLNFPYKYRAVMKFEQKQIKEAFEEIDRLILFKPSPECLELRAWLFLAIGDRERCLRDLRAVLCLEPNYAVFGGRMRDDLVEALTAQCIEVESEADCWVRLYERWSAVDDVGSLAVVHQMLQNDPSKNYLRFRQSLLLLRLNCQGAAMRCLRMACNLATSEAERLVYEGWLLYDMGYVDKTLTKAEKAISIQRSFEAFFLKAYVLADKNLNADEISCDVQVLEEALKCPSDGLRKGQALNNLGSIYINSGMLDQAETAYKNALEIKHTRAHQGLARVYFLKNQRKEALEEMTKLIEKACSKAAAYEKRSEYSEREKAKEDLDMATTLDPLRTYPYRYRAAVLMDDQRETEAVEELSKAIAFRPELQTLHLRAAFHEATGNLSLAAQDCEAALCLDPNHTETLHLYSRSKDQASSIDNTIFGFD
- the LOC104761954 gene encoding probable inactive receptor-like protein kinase At3g56050 isoform X1, producing the protein MSSNRRWRFNLPIIIFLTYLPLKLNSQEIAEVFDSSQENSLIQSRVNGNRRILIDAPFPGKGPALDASPPSPESATFRDPVLPPPPPPPEGDETPSPPQSGVPAQTPETTPPAITPLPVPSAPSPSQSQSPPPRTKKKSTKVFMIVGIVVGVFTVSGALVIFFLIFSRKIPIKPWTNSGQLQGALITDVPRMQLSELQAACEDFSNVIGSFSDGTIYKGTLSTGAEIAVVSAGAGSRAAWSTAMETQLLQKMHKLSKVDHKNFLNVIGYCHEEEPFSRMLVFEYAPNGCLSEHLHSQHAEHLDWPSRLRILMGIAYCLEHMHNLNPPILHTSLDSSSVYLTEDNAAKVSDFSVINSIFPSQESSSSKNLLECSLLDPQTNVFNFGAVVFEIISAQLPDPDSLFLEPKPARDIVDPTLETFQEDTVERLLEVVRQCMNPYSAQRPTMREVVVKLREITGIEADAAMPRLSPRWWTELEIISTEGN
- the LOC104761952 gene encoding uncharacterized protein At5g39865-like; translated protein: MWRPWRKSSVKIHDTYSPTTASFKDIHHLCSDDSPSSFPSSPCPSPRNASRVFHRVCAANLILKSWPTRQSNPLLRADSEPIRRNPNPESAKPKPEPDVRISIPGAESSIVVYFTSLRVVRPTFEACKSVTSIFHSFPVRIDERDLSMDASFSTELQRIFAKEENQKTPKLPRVFIGGRYIGGEEEVIKLHEIGELKKLVQELPKIERGVCEMCGGHRFVPCKDCHGSHKVHNEKLGGFRTCLACNENGLVRCSSCSFSTTASPPPLIP
- the LOC104761951 gene encoding uncharacterized protein LOC104761951 codes for the protein MAAALECWSSRAGGGGGGPDDDLVDQVLMRTHDRSESLITSPPDTTLENEGGGGSTTVFDQSSSAMQKRFQRLSRNVSGAIASLKNSLSLDNPRDNQSVGGAPSPKAEAGVGGGRKLVWATVVRNLAKMYPGSQLPEKLVSNLKKHYDSLPFSYSQADFDMKEVFLHVKLIEQASGDDNPVFMIQEVSAEEPRGSVLRLTFACNSSLSWSTMSAALDGASICCKKILTFEKKGLTLGVVLLLDQSGRDNLFKTRVENALKVATRKPKPTSVKLPFGLCGCQEETGGVGELGGVEEESIQHSNRLGVENSNSIIQLHTPLPSSSFAVSVDEWQTIQSGGNEIGKWLLNSDSFEFGDQVGPNSFKGIFRGKRVGIEKLKGCDKGNSYEFELRKDFLELMVCGHKSILQFYGVCIDENHGLCIVTKLMEGGSLHELMLKNKKLQTKQILRIAIDIAEGLKFMNDHGVAYRDLNTQRILLDKHGNACLGDIGIVTACKSFGEAVEYETDGYRWLAPEIIAGDPENTTETWMSNAYSFGMVLWEMVTGEAAYATCSPVQAAVGIAACGLRPDIPKECPQALKTLMINCWNNSPSKRPNFSHIHNTLLRAISR
- the LOC104761954 gene encoding probable inactive receptor-like protein kinase At3g56050 isoform X2, which gives rise to MSSNRRWRFNLPIIIFLTYLPLKLNSQEVFDSSQENSLIQSRVNGNRRILIDAPFPGKGPALDASPPSPESATFRDPVLPPPPPPPEGDETPSPPQSGVPAQTPETTPPAITPLPVPSAPSPSQSQSPPPRTKKKSTKVFMIVGIVVGVFTVSGALVIFFLIFSRKIPIKPWTNSGQLQGALITDVPRMQLSELQAACEDFSNVIGSFSDGTIYKGTLSTGAEIAVVSAGAGSRAAWSTAMETQLLQKMHKLSKVDHKNFLNVIGYCHEEEPFSRMLVFEYAPNGCLSEHLHSQHAEHLDWPSRLRILMGIAYCLEHMHNLNPPILHTSLDSSSVYLTEDNAAKVSDFSVINSIFPSQESSSSKNLLECSLLDPQTNVFNFGAVVFEIISAQLPDPDSLFLEPKPARDIVDPTLETFQEDTVERLLEVVRQCMNPYSAQRPTMREVVVKLREITGIEADAAMPRLSPRWWTELEIISTEGN